From the genome of Colletotrichum higginsianum IMI 349063 chromosome 4, whole genome shotgun sequence, one region includes:
- a CDS encoding C6 zinc finger domain containing protein, with amino-acid sequence MSILPGTTTQPWTSFDITANCSLTGNYFAWVVTQDNEPPFPEVAKFWRMTVGLEGAQNLSDAVVIEWHEWARSNGSDLVYQVNILDACRDELCRSIGSEIDGGLAGFGVLASYGLGAVFLTLYGGFALRGFFKRRKTTTALSEKPHTAPPDGTPGFLGRIDEALRCTTYDLFTAAAFLSLGVQATVIYSQVAPATHHYNSSLQLIVSALAFYPLAAMLPLVLASGRRSLLKGAILVSLFVVHTGAWVLCTNGAQDNYYHNETPMQLCPQNHPPQAVVSAAMFTMAAMVWMPPLFGICLSVVLCFYRCNSRVMWQAKWLDKVAQGAVVLYAAANFICMWGAWTALVVFIKGAPRRAEDVWNLGQALALTPWIPVLVEFASILCGKSYIPGTEAGLAGRLPLGFDVVRQEKVLHQQEDTAFLDDSPVH; translated from the exons ATGAGCATCCTTCCCGGGACAACAACGCAGCCCTGGACCTCGTTCGACATTACCGCCAACTGCTCCCTGACCGGCAACTACTTCGCCTGGGTCGTAACGCAGGACAACGAGCCTCCGTTCCCCGAGGTCGCCAAGTTTTGGCGCATGACGGTGGGACTAGAAGGCGCCCAGAACCTGTCCGACGCCGTAGTCATTGAGTGGCACGAGTGGGCGCGTTCCAACGGGTCCGACCTGGTCTACCAGGTAAACATCCTCGACGCCTGCCGAGATGAGCTTTGCCGATCCATCGGCTCCGAGATCGACGGGGGCCTCGCCGGCTTTGGG GTCCTCGCATCCTACGGCCTAGGAGCCGTCTTTTTGACCCTCTACGGTGGGTTTGCCCTCCGCGGTTTCTTCAAGCGCCGCAAAACCACGACGGCTCTGTCCGAGAAGCCTCACACGGCCCCGCCAGACGGCACCCCCGGCTTTCTCGGACGTATCGACGAGGCCTTGCGATGCACGACCTATGATCTCTTCACCGCGGCtgccttcctctccctcgggGTCCAGGCCACCGTGATATATAGCCAGGTCGCACCCGCCACGCACCACTACAACTCGTCCCTCCAGCTCATCGTCTCCGCCCTGGCATTCTACCCGCTCGCCGCAATGCTCCCACTGGTCCTCGCCTCCGGCCGCCGCAGCCTGCTGAAGGGCGCCATCCTCGTCTCCCTGTTTGTCGTCCACACGGGGGCGTGGGTCCTCTGCACCAACGGCGCCCAGGACAACTACTACCACAATGAGACTCCCATGCAGCTCTGCCCGCAAAACCATCCTCCGCAGGCCGTGGTCTCGGCGGCCATGTtcaccatggccgccatGGTCTGGATGCCGCCCCTCTTCGGCATCTGCCTGAGCGTCGTGCTCTGCTTCTACCGGTGCAACAGCCGCGTCATGTGGCAGGCCAAGTGGCTCGACAAGGTCGCCCAGGGGGCCGTGGTCCTCTACGCGGCTGCAAACTTCATCTGCATGTGGGGCGCCTGGACTGCTCTCGTTGTCTTCATCAAGGGTGCACCGCGGAGGGCCGAGGATGTCTGGAACCTTGGTCAGGCTCTGGCCCTCACTCCTTGGATACCGGTGCTGGTGGAGTTTGCGTCCATTCTATGCGGCAAGTCTTACATAC CGGGTACCGAGGCGGGCCTTGCCGGCCGCCTGCCCCTTGGTTTTGACGTGGTGCGGCAGGAGAAGGTTCTTCACCAGCAGGAAGATACTGCATTCCTGGACGATTCTCCTGTCCATTGA
- a CDS encoding TfdA family Taurine catabolism dioxygenase TauD, whose amino-acid sequence MAPSATATATVTDPVNLPVNNLRLYADGSGDYKELSPTTYDKDAEAKGGDGHEGAKYPHYLPTWNPEQQYPPLQPFQHYEHGKDADPSYPDLLPKDAQVTDLTPSIGTEVRGVQLSQLSNAGRDQLARFVAERKVVAFRAQDFADLPIDKALEFGGYFGRHHIHPTSGSPENFPEVHLVHRAAGDRSAEKFFATRTSSIAWHSDVSYEQQPPGTTFLYILDKPETGGDTLFCNAAEAYNRLSPLFQERLHGLQAVHSGIEQVAASVKKGSIKRREPVANVHPIVRTHPVTGEKALFINPQFTREIVGLKKEESDALLKFLYEHIAWGADFHARVKWEEGTVVVWDNRVTQHSALIDWNNGSRRHLARITPQAERPYETPFKG is encoded by the exons ATGGCACcctcagcaacagcaactgCAACTGTGACCGACCCGGTCAACCTCCCGGTAAACAACCTCCGTCTGTACGCCGACGGCTCCGGTGACTACAAGGAGCTTTCGCCTACTACGTATgacaaggacgccgaggccaagggaGGAGACGGCCACGAGGGCGCAAAG TACCCTCACTACCTTCCCACGTGGAACCCCGAGCAACAATACCCTCCCCTGCAGCCTTTCCAGCACTATGAGCACGGAAAGGATGCGGACCCCAGCTACCCGGACCTCCTCCCCAAGGACGCCCAGGTGACGGACCTGACGCCCTCGATCGGCACGGAGGTCAGGGGCGTCCAGCTCAGCCAGCTCAGCAACGCCGGGCGCGACCAGCTTGCCCGCTTCGTGGCGGAGCGCAAGGTCGTCGCCTTCCGCGCGCAGGACTTCGCAGACCTGCCCATCGACAAGGCGCTCGAGTTCGGCGGCTACTTCGGCCGCCACCACATCCACCCGACCTCCGGGTCGCCCGAGAACTTCCCCGAGGTCCACCTCGTCCACCGCGCCGCGGGTGACAGGTCGGCCGAGAAGTTCTTCGCCACGAGAACGAGCTCCATCGCCTGGCACTCGGACGTCTCGTACGAGCAGCAGCCCCCCGGGACGACGTTCCTGTACATCCTCGACAAGCCCGAGACGGGAGGCGACACGCTCTTTtgcaacgccgccgaggcgtACAACAGGCTCAGCCCGCTATTCCAGGAGAGGCTGCACGGTCTGCAGGCCGTCCACTCTGGCAtcgagcaggtcgccgcATCGGTAAAGAAGGGCAGCATCAAGCGCCGCGAGCCGGTGGCCAACGTCCACCCCATCGTCCGCACGCACCCCGTGACCGGAGAGAAGGCCCTCTTCATCAACCCCCAGT TCACCCGTGAGATCGTTGgcctgaagaaggaagagtCAGACGCCCTGCTCAAGTTCCTCTACGAGCACATTGCGTGGGGCGCCGACTTCCACGCCCGCGTCAAGTGGGAGGagggcaccgtcgtcgtctgggATAACCGCGTCACTCAGCACTCTGCCCTGATTGACTGGAACAACGGCTCACGGAGGCACTTGGCCAGAATTACACCGCAGGCTGAGAGGCCTTACGAGACCCCCTTCAAGGGTTGA
- a CDS encoding Eukaryotic aspartyl protease: MATCCQRFFLLTVTLCLFNSFSSFVRAQSPAPFEATWSSSTFGPDGPWQAVEVIVGEDSKVALYPGHTFQSLIIATDYCKLNSSNGCYASKAGTYNPAQALRDGTGSASGIQYRPPLYEWMAGMDVRGQLLTSWVDSMVLKSASTAGPIHRVENVSLTLVQNQMIAYPGGTWYPAFAGCLGVGAANTINQSFTTPSYLINASLVPGTLWMKSQITSNSFSMHIGSVASRMAGSLWFGGFDKNRLVGDVLVADEDFVRSPVTLKDISIDVIQGASPFNFTAQGGLLALGNSSIGNGLRVAVDGCAPYLTLPKSTCDNIASHLPVNYNADLGLYFWDTESPKYSQIVTSASTLSFTFLSESNTKTTTIRVPFFHLNLTLSEPLVDSPTPYFPCFTGGPGTYNLGRAFLQDAFIGANWGQSKWWLGQAPGPNIQLSPSVVDIAEEDSIISGGKNDWEESWKGVWKALTEDQANGTTPVEPPVQTTSGSPSGVSSDETQATPGLSTAAKAGIGAGAAALLLVAIGTAILYWRRRRSQQREGSVRHSVPPQYQDIGGRFHSQVLAEPYKAPVEVYGSFPVQIQEVPAGNERARTNKTSNARVELP, encoded by the coding sequence ATGGCAACCTGCTGCCAACGCTTCTTTCTTCTTACTGTTACCCTCTGCCTCTTTAATTCTTTCAGCAGCTTCGTTCGAGCGCAGAGTCCGGCACCCTTTGAGGCAACATGGTCTTCCTCGACATTCGGCCCCGATGGTCCGTGGCAGGCAGTTGAGGTCATCGTTGGAGAAGATTCCAAGGTTGCCCTGTATCCCGGTCACACATTCCAGTCGTTGATCATCGCCACCGACTACTGCAAACTCAACAGTTCCAATGGGTGCTACGCCTCCAAAGCCGGGACCTACAACCCGGCGCAGGCCCTCCGGGATGGTACCGGCTCCGCGTCCGGCATCCAGTATCGGCCGCCGCTGTACGAGTGGATGGCCGGAATGGACGTCCGAGGACAGCTGCTCACATCCTGGGTAGACTCGATGGTTCTCAAATCCGCCTCGACGGCTGGACCGATCCACCGCGTGGAAAACGTCAGTCTCACGCTCGTCCAGAACCAAATGATCGCCTATCCCGGCGGGACGTGGTATCCGGCCTTTGCTGGATGCCTGGGTGTCGGAGCTGCAAACACCATCAACCAGTCTTTCACAACACCATCCTACTTGATCAACGCTAGTCTCGTCCCGGGCACGTTGTGGATGAAGAGCCAGATAACATCCAACTCGTTCAGCATGCATATCGGCTCGGTGGCTTCGCGCATGGCTGGGTCACTGTGGTTTGGCGGATTCGACAAGAACCGGCTCGTTGGCGACGTTCTGGTGGCAGACGAGGACTTTGTCAGGAGCCCCGTCACTCTCAAAGACATCAGCATCGATGTAATCCAAGGAGCATCGCCGTTCAACTTCACGGCCCAAGGTGGTCTGTTAGCCTTGGGAAACAGCTCCATCGGCAATGGCTTGCGCGTGGCTGTCGATGGCTGCGCCCCCTACCTCACTCTTCCGAAGTCAACTTGCGACAACATTGCTTCTCATCTCCCTGTCAACTACAACGCCGATCTTGGTCTGTACTTCTGGGACACCGAGTCCCCCAAGTACAGCCAAATAGTAACATCCGCATCGACCTTGTCTTTCACGTTCCTCTCCGAGTCCAATaccaagacgacgaccatcCGGGTGCCTTTCTTCCATCTGAACCTGACGCTTTCCGAACCCCTTGTGGATTCTCCAACGCCATACTTTCCGTGCTTCACTGGTGGACCTGGTACATACAACCTGGGAAGGGCCTTTCTCCAAGACGCGTTCATCGGGGCCAACTGGGGCCAGTCGAAATGGTGGCTTGGCCAGGCCCCAGGACCGAATATTCAGCTATCTCCTAGTGTCGTCGATATTGCTGAAGAAGACTCGATCATCAGCGGTGGCAAAAACGACTGGGAAGAGTCGTGGAAGGGGGTTTGGAAAGCTCTCACGGAAGACCAGGCCAATGGCACAACGCCGGTGGAACCTCCAGTTCAGACGACAAGTGGCAGTCCTAGCGGAGTGTCTAGCGATGAAACTCAAGCGACACCTGGACTGTCGACTGCGGCCAAAGCAGGGATCGGTGCTGGTGCAGCGGCTCTGTTGTTGGTGGCTATCGGAACAGCTATCCTTtattggcggcggcggcgatcaCAGCAACGAGAGGGTTCGGTTCGACATAGTGTACCACCACAATACCAGGACATTGGCGGACGCTTCCACTCTCAAGTGCTTGCTGAGCCATACAAAGCCCCGGTGGAGGTTTACGGCTCATTTCCTGTGCAGATACAAGAGGTTCCTGCCGGGAATGAGCGGGCGAGGACAAACAAGACTTCCAACGCACGAGTAGAATTGCCGTAA
- a CDS encoding Glucose N-acetyltransferase yields MHVAYHPIGRPDRPLRKHIHTVITYMLGVDALYQTRADRKCDGPRLLFFSRPLFRLLLLLLAVVVVARSANLSMALQLLRSQWSYSQVPGDDVASPGLPSAKTRPSLSEVIYSKRFRWVASAIVGLLFLVLVFHNSDQISAIRSSSSTASSHQDHGESSQIKSPPGQHDVDWSRFAYVQYVTDSHYLCNSVMFFERLEHVQSKADRVLMYPSTMVDPQATEGGRPDADLVLRARDAYGVKLVPITVQHRQSADPTWADSFTKLLAFNQTQYERVLSIDSDSTLLQNVDELFLLPPTPVAMPRAYWLYPEKEILSSQIMLVTPSAAEFARIKAKIDSAGENDYDMEIVNTLYRDSALVLPHRPYDLLTRTVAGDHIKEYLGNDHEAFDPVAVYNEAKLLHFSDWPVHKPWLYSPPELMQAHQPKCIVKDDVEDCTARDLWLGFYTDFRARRKRVCEDPAALRPRGAGRRS; encoded by the exons ATGCATGTTGCATATCATCCCATTGGCCGCCCTGACCGCCCGCTCAGAAAGCATATCCACACAGTCATTACATATATGTTGGGCGTAGACGCATTGTACCAAACCCGCGCGGACAGAAAGTGCGACGGACCACGCTTActtttcttctctcgtcCTCTCTTTcgtttgttgttgttgctaCTTGCTGTAGTTGTCGTTGCTCGTTCTGCAAATCTGTCGATGGCTCTTCAACTCCTTCGCTCGCAGTGGTCCTACTCCCAGGTCCCTGGGGACGACGTCGCCAGCCCTGGTCTCCCGTCGGCAAAGACTCGGCCGAGTCTGTCCGAGGTCATCTACTCAAAGCGCTTCCGTTGGGTGGCGTCGGCCATTGTCGGCCTGCTTTTCTTGGTCCTAGTCTTTCACAATTCTGACCAGATCTCGGCCATACGGTCGTCTTCGTCCACCGCGTCGTCCCACCAAGACCATGGGGAGTCATCCCAGATCAAGTCTCCGCCTGGACAGCACGATGTCGACTGGTCTCGGTTCGCGTACGTGCAGTACGTCACCGACTCGCATTATCTCTGCAACTCCGTCATGTTCTTCGAAAGGCTGGAACATGTGCAGAGCAAAGCAGACCGCGTCCTGATGTACCCGTCCACAATGGTTGACCCCCAAGCGACAGAGGGGGGCAGACCCGACGCAGATCTTGTGCTCCGCGCGAGGGACGCTTATGGCGTCAAATTGGTACCTATTACTGTCCAACATCGGCAAAGCGCAGATC CGACGTGGGCGGATTCCTTCACCAAGCTGCTTGCTTTCAATCAGACTCAGTATGAACGCGTCCTCTCTATTGATTCGGACTCTACCCTCTTGCAAAACGTCGACGAGCTTTTCCTTTTGCCGCCAACCCCGGTGGCCATGCCCCGGGCCTACTGGCTTTAtccggagaaggagatccTCTCTTCCCAGATCATGCTTGTAACACCCAGTGCCGCCGAGTTTGCTCGCATCAAGGCAAAGATCGACAGCGCTGGAGAGAATGACTACGACATGGAGATCGTCAACACCTTGTACAGAGACAGCGCCCTGGTGCTCCCTCATCGGCCTTACGACCTTCTCACGCGCACCGTAGCCGGCGACCACATCAAGGAGTACCTTGGAAACGACCACGAGGCTTTCGATCCGGTTGCCGTCTACAACGAGGCGAAGCTGCTCCACTTCTCCGACTGGCCGGTGCACAAGCCATGGTTGTATTCCCCGCCGGAGCTCATGCAGGCCCATCAGCCGAAATGCATCGTCAAAGACGATGTCGAAGACTGCACCGCGAGGGACCTTTGGCTAGGATTCTACACGGACTTTCGAGCCCGTCGAAAG CGAGTTTGTGAGGACCCCGCCGCTCTGAGGCCGAGGGGTGCTGGACGACGTTCGTAG
- a CDS encoding Cytidine and deoxycytidylate deaminase zinc-binding region gives MADEALPRRDPATLLSSLLSLTEDGIVPLTRRGVTSGSKLFGAAILSSDTLEPLTVATNDERSSPLLHGEINCIQQFFTTSFPDPSTRPDPRTGCVFFATHEPCSLCLSGIAWSGFREVYYLFTYEDSRDLFAIPHDIAILEEVFRVRAEGERDEALAARALYNRTNRFFTARSLGELVGELPEGEERARWAREMERVKGLYNALSDTYQEGKKAGAESSSVWK, from the coding sequence ATGGCCGACGAAGCCCTCCCACGCCGCGACCCGGCGACCCTGCTCTcgtccctcctctccctgACCGAAGACGGCATCGTGCCCCTCACGCGGCGCGGCGTGACGTCGGGCAGCAAGCTCTTCGGCGCGGCGATCCTCTCCTCCGACACCCTGGAACCCCTCACCGTCGCCACGAACGACGAGCGCTCTTCCCCGCTGCTTCACGGCGAGATCAACTGCATCCAGCAGTTCTTCACGACGTCCTTCCCGGACCCCTCGACGCGCCCGGACCCGCGGACGGGCTGCGTCTTCTTCGCCACCCACGAGCCGTGCTCCCTCTGCCTCAGCGGCATCGCCTGGTCGGGCTTCCGCGAGGTGTACTACCTCTTCACCTACGAAGACAGTCGCGACCTGTTCGCGATCCCGCACGACATCGCCATCCTGGAGGAGGTCTTCCGCGTCCGGGCCGAGGGGGAGCGGGATGAagcgctggcggcgagggcgctgTACAATCGCACGAACCGGTTCTTTACGGCGCGGAGCCTCGGGGAGCTGGTCGGGGAGCTGCCGGAGGGCGAGGAGCGGGCGCGGTGGGCGCGGGAGATGGAGCGCGTCAAGGGACTGTACAACGCGCTAAGCGACACCTACCAGGAGGGGAAaaaggccggcgccgagagcTCTAGCGTGTGGAAGTAG
- a CDS encoding Vegetative cell wall protein gp1, translating into MANYSSPYTGSTAGEDYYYNRYQSATPTPSPRGPSSYYYPGATPQRPATRAHFRNASTGFSESSPRPPTASPRYTSDGYYATANVSSGHHSSKHSWATPSQPKRERRSSYVYVRASTPHGESDEDEIIEMDGRTYVLPARSSRQRTQRHPVQDTYYYEDARRGYATDYHYPSQSGFTYIERDAQPYDPRPPRPSANTHARRSSASVPQRPSTTRPASSHTKKPAPARQATELDAKKHKIPPGYSLKNWDPTEEPILLLGSVFDSNSLGKWIYDWTVYHHGPATPISDVAGELWLLLIQLAGKVKRAEEVVDRVRSAENRELIDDFIDSGERLTDKLRKLLKTCESPMLKAASKKGNSQLGKNAGVEFVETLFGRERELDKTERFMQGVRLFNLRFDANCEDILRNPTQ; encoded by the coding sequence ATGGCAAACTACTCGTCCCCCTACACCGGGTCAACGGCCGGAGAGGACTACTACTACAACCGGTATCAGTCGGCCACGCCAACTCCGTCTCCGAGAGGGCCCTCGTCCTACTACTACCCCGGCGCCACTCCCCAACGACCGGCCACCCGCGCCCACTTCCGCAACGCCAGCACCGGCTTCAGCGAATCCAGTCCCCgtccgccgacggcgtcgcctcgATACACGAGCGATGGCTACTATGCCACGGCAAATGTGAGTAGTGGTCATCATTCGAGCAAGCATTCATGGGCCACTCCGTCGCAACCCAAGCGCGAGCGCCGATCTTCCTATGTTTATGTACGGGCCTCGACGCCCCACGGAGAatccgacgaggacgagatcatcGAGATGGATGGCCGTACCTACGTGCTGCCGGCCCGGTCGTCGCGCCAGAGGACCCAGAGGCATCCTGTTCAAGACACTTATTACTATGAAGACGCCCGGAGAGGATATGCCACTGATTACCACTATCCCTCACAGAGCGGATTCACCTACATTGAGCGCGATGCCCAGCCCTATGACCCGCGTCCTCCGCGCCCTTCGGCCAATACCCATGCTCGcaggtcctcggcctcggtgccCCAACGGCCATCCACCACGCGCCCGGCCAGCTCCCACACCAAGAAACCCGCTCCGGCCCGCCAGGCGACCGAGCTGGACGCCAAGAAGCACAAGATCCCCCCGGGTTACTCCCTAAAGAACTGGGACCCCACCGAGGAGCCCATTCTCCTGCTCGGCAGCGTCTTTGACTCCAACTCTCTGGGAAAGTGGATCTACGACTGGACCGTCTACCACCACGGGCCCGCCACCCCGATCTCTGATGTGGCAGGTGAACTTTGGCTCCTGCTGATTCAGCTGGCTGGCAAGGTTAagcgcgccgaggaggtTGTTGACCGCGTCCGCAGCGCCGAGAACAGAGAACTCATCGACGACTTTATTGACTCGGGCGAGCGCCTCACTGACAAGCTTCGTAAGCTCCTGAAGACGTGCGAGTCTCCCATGCTTAAGGCTGCTAGCAAGAAGGGCAACTCCCAGCTTGGGAAgaacgccggcgtcgagttCGTTGAGACGCTCTTCGGTCGCGAGCGTGAGCTGGACAAGACGGAGCGTTTCATGCAGGGTGTTCGTCTCTTCAACCTGAGGTTCGATGCCAACTGTGAGGATATCCTGCGCAACCCGACGCAGTAG
- a CDS encoding Upf0665 family protein c: protein MHYIRLLRAPKLSYEKGRKHPWSLNIVLSVTTDLGDSFLSPDDNEPVKINITAGWEKSSGHHEHTTSSMVLAAEKTLRWTPGMRVLKTDVPVQHLAGPSLSSPGPGSGPLRVLVRAAGGKSAELATGVALAGFEGDCGKIMPVWADVQMPGSDVAPTTCVRRLGHGERKSEPFIEIEEDIGESIARHIWDAGLMAVSRVWLANDTEAHGAERHHWRMDAFHGLLFRGGPLNVLELGCGVGILGNGLAQAMTRTDPEGASNILMTDLPEAEQRAKANIARLARAGTASIRPEYENLDWDDGRRGDLGALVKARSWHLIVMSDCTYNVDVLPSLINTWTAIHVHNLSLHSPDSGGGPTLPQTTYVYVAWKKRHPDENEFWHLVEDAGWILREEDIVDLPVLGGETERIFSYLFKTRSQKYERGPETGTWRCLDNAYSKPSFEQLIKRFPGEAQRVYPDRFAEYQAAAK from the coding sequence ATGCATTACATTCGCCTCCTCCGAGCACCGAAGCTCTCTTACGAGAAAGGCAGAAAGCACCCCTGGTCTCTCAACATCGTCCTTTCCGTCACCACCGACCTCGGCGACTCCTTCCTGAGTCCCGACGACAATGAACCCGTCAAGATCAACATCACCGCCGGCTGGGAGAAGTCTTCAGGCCATCATGAACACACCACTAGCTCCATGGTTCTGGCCGCGGAAAAGACTTTGCGCTGGACCCCCGGCATGCGCGTCCTCAAGACCGACGTCCCTGTCCAACACCTCGCGGGCCCATCTCTCTCAagccccggccccggctcAGGACCACTGAGGGTTCTCGTGCGCGCGGCCGGGGGCAAGTCGGCTGAGCTGGCGACCGGCGTCGCCTTGGCCGGATTCGAGGGGGACTGCGGCAAGATTATGCCAGTATGGGCCGATGTGCAGATGCCAGGTTCCGACGTGGCGCCCACGACGTGCGTGAGGAGGCTTGGGCACGGCGAGCGCAAGTCGGAGCCCTTCATCGAGATCGAAGAGGACATTGGCGAGAGCATCGCGCGGCACATCTGGGATGCCGGGCTTATGGCTGTCTCGCGggtctggctggccaacGACACGGAGGCCCACGGCGCCGAAAGGCATCACTGGCGCATGGACGCCTTCCACGGGCTGCTGTTCCGGGGAGGGCCGCTCAacgtcctcgagcttggGTGCGGCGTTGGGAtcctcggcaacggcctGGCGCAGGCCATGACCAGGACGGACCCGGAGGGCGCGAGCAACATCCTCATGACCGACCTCCCCGAGGCGGAGCAGCGCGCGAAAGCCAACATCGCACGCCTGGCGAGGGCGGGGACGGCGTCCATCCGCCCTGAATACGAGAACCTTGACTGGGACGACGGCCGCAggggcgacctcggcgcgctCGTGAAAGCCAGGTCGTGGCACCTCATTGTCATGAGCGACTGCACCTACAACGTCGACGTGCTCCCCTCGCTCATCAACACCTGGACGGCGATCCACGTGCACAACCTCTCCCTGCACAGCCCCGACAGCGGCGGAGGCCCCACGCTGCCGCAGACTACGTACGTCTACGTGGCGTGGAAGAAGCGGCACCCGGACGAGAACGAGTTCTGgcacctcgtcgaggacgccggctGGATCCTGCGCGAGGAGGACATCGTCGACCTGCCggtgctcggcggcgagacggaGCGCATCTTCTCATACCTGTTCAAGACGCGCTCGCAAAAGTACGAGAGGGGGCCCGAGACGGGGACCTGGAGGTGTCTCGACAACGCCTACTCGAAGCCCTCGTTTGAGCAGCTGATCAAGCGGTTCCCGGGCGAGGCGCAGAGGGTTTATCCGGATCGGTTCGCGGAATATCAAGCGGCGGCAAAGTAG
- a CDS encoding Major facilitator superfamily transporter, with the protein MASNGVGGPFKEPSKEVDATQVQASTDTSASSLREQVAQQYGSTDDHVFSDPSVADHWRKVYEKAQYENRHRFDPSYEWSAEDEKKLVRKVMFCALDLHRRNINRAISDNMIFLLSFLAAELPSGLISKKLGADRWIPSIMVGWSITAGCQAFLSSRAGFYAVKAMLGLLMGGFIPDIVLWLTYFYKSNELPLRLAWFWTALSTVNIVGSLVAAGVLQMRGVAGWAGWRWLFLLEGIATLIIGIFSWGLMPPGPTQTKNWFRGKEGWFTEHEELIMVNRLLRDDPSKGDMHNRREAVGPSLLFKAVKDWEQWPLYLIGLTTYIPPSPPNTYLSYILRRLGFSTFQANLLAIPSQFLFAVNLLIISWVSGRVKERAIVSSISNWWIFPWLVALVALPSSASTWIRYAMLTGLLSYPYCHAILVGWNAKNSNAVRTRAVSAALYNMFVQAGNIAASNIYRDDDQPLYRRGNKILLGICCFNIVLFYFVKAFYIWRNKVRDRRWNAMTKEQQEDYVLNTTDEGQQRLDFRFAH; encoded by the exons ATGGCCTCGAACGGAGTCGGGGGCCCTTTCAAGGAGCCGAGCAAAGAGGTCGACGCGACGCAGGTGCAGGCCTCAACGgacacctcggcctcgtcgcttcgggagcaggtcgcccaGCAGTACGGCTCTACGGACGATCATGTCTTCTCGGACCCCAGCGTCGCCGACCACTGGCGCAAGGTGTACGAGAAGGCCCAGTACGAGAACCGCCATCGCTTCGACCCAAGTTATGAATGgtcggccgaggacgagaagaagctggtcAGAAAG GTCATGTTCTGCGCTCTCGACCTTCACCGACGAAATATCAACCGGGCGATTTCCGACAACATG ATTTTCCTGCTGTCGTTCCTCGCAGCGGAGTTGCCCAGCGGCCTAATCAGCAAAAAATTAGGGGCTGATAGATGGATTCCTTCGATTATGGTAGGCTGGTCCATCACGGCCGGCTGTCAGGCGTTTCTGTCGAGTCGCGCTGGGTTCTACGCCGTCAAGGCTATGCTTGGTCTCTTGATGGGTGGCTTCATTCC TGACATCGTCCTTTGGCTCACGTACTTTTACAAGTCCAACGAGCTGCCGCTGAGACTCGCATGGTTCTGGACAGCGCTGAGCACCGTCAACATTGTGGGATCCCTGGTGGCTGCCGGTGTGCTCCAGATGCGAGGCGTGGCGGGATGGGCTGGATGGAGATGGCT cttcctcctcgagggAATCGCGaccctcatcatcggcatcttTTCGTGGGGCCTCATGCCTCCCGGCCCCACGCAGACCAAGAACTGGTTCCGGGGCAAGGAGGGGTGGTTTACTGAGCACGAGGAGCTCATCATGGTGAACCGTCTGCTGCGGGACGACCCGAGCAAGGGTGACATGCATAACCG CAGAGAAGCCGTCGGGCCGTCCCTCCTCTTCAAGGCGGTCAAGGACTGGGAGCAGTGGCCCCTGTACCTGATCGGCCTTACCACGTACATcccaccctcgccgccgaacACGTACCTGTCCTACATCCTGCGGCGTCTGGGCTTCTCGACGTTCCAGGCGAACCTGCTCGCGATCCCCTCGCAGttcctcttcgccgtcaaCCTCTTGATCATCTCGTGGGTGTCCGGACGCGTCAAGGAGCGGGCCATCGTGTCGTCCATCTCGAACTGGTGGATCTTCCCGTGGCTCGTGGCGCTCGTggcgctgccgtcgtcggccagcaCCTGGATCAGGTACGCAATGCTGACGGGCCTCCTGAGCTACCCGTACTGCCACGCGATCCTCGTGGGGTGGAACGCCAAGAACAGCAACGCGGTGCGCACGCGGGCCGTCAGCGCCGCGCTGTACAACATGTTCGTGCAGGCGGGCAACATCGCGGCGTCCAACATCtaccgcgacgacgaccagccGCTGTACCGCCGCGGGAACAAGATCCTGCTGGGCATTTGCTGCTTCAACATTGTGCTTTTCTACTTCGTCAAGGCCTTTTACATCTGGCGCAACAAGGTGCGCGACAGGCGCTGGAACGCCATGAccaaggagcagcaggaggactACGTCCTCAACACCACCGACGAGGGACAACAGAGGCTGGACTTCCGGTTCGCTCACTAA